One Sulfolobales archaeon DNA window includes the following coding sequences:
- a CDS encoding diphthine--ammonia ligase yields the protein MAIAAVSWSGGKDSYLAMHIAYEKGYRPLYAIHMFVENRISYHGPPWLLMSQIASLGITGVFARTTWEEYERDFKEILRRLRDLGVEKMIFGDIYIEAHRQWVERVCRDVGLEAVEPLWGSNSYSVVRKALDMGVKALIIRAYDREPLSKYVGRILDLDAIEDFEKNGIDPAGENGEYHTVVIDAPLYRYRLEILDGLFENVEGRFGDRIYRYRVFIPTKYRFMPKKLEISRDRG from the coding sequence ATGGCTATAGCAGCTGTCTCTTGGAGCGGTGGGAAGGATTCTTATCTCGCGATGCATATAGCCTATGAGAAGGGCTATAGACCTCTCTACGCTATCCACATGTTTGTAGAGAATAGAATATCCTATCACGGCCCCCCATGGCTTCTAATGTCCCAGATAGCATCCCTAGGGATCACAGGGGTTTTTGCTAGAACCACCTGGGAAGAGTATGAGAGGGATTTCAAAGAGATCCTCAGAAGGCTGAGGGATCTAGGGGTTGAGAAGATGATATTCGGGGACATCTATATAGAGGCACATAGGCAGTGGGTTGAGAGGGTATGTAGAGACGTGGGCTTAGAGGCTGTAGAGCCCCTCTGGGGATCTAATAGCTATAGCGTTGTCAGGAAAGCCCTAGATATGGGTGTGAAGGCACTGATAATAAGGGCCTATGATAGAGAGCCCCTATCGAAATATGTGGGGAGGATCCTCGATTTAGATGCTATAGAGGATTTCGAGAAAAACGGCATAGACCCAGCTGGGGAGAATGGTGAGTACCACACAGTAGTTATAGATGCTCCCCTCTATAGATATAGACTAGAGATCCTCGATGGCTTGTTTGAGAATGTAGAGGGGAGATTTGGGGATAGGATATATAGATATAGGGTTTTCATACCAACGAAATATAGATTTATGCCCAAGAAGCTAGAAATCTCCAGAGATCGTGGCTAA
- the tcuA gene encoding FAD-dependent tricarballylate dehydrogenase TcuA, translating into MAPLRREYDVIVAGGGNAGLCAAIKSAEEGLRVLLVERGGPVDRGGNTKYTRDIRYAHDRADGYTTGPYTEEEFLRDLLSVTGGETDLDLARLVIERSHDIPGFMVKHGVRLQRAYRGALHLSRTNAFFLGGGRGLLNAYYRSAEELGVDILYNSSVEDLRISGDTFEEALISTPGGVVSIRGRAFIAASGGFEANIEWLKRYWGDAAENFIIRGSRYNDGKLLRILIERGAQETGDPRGMHAVAVDARSPRYDGGIVTRVDSIPFGIVVNIYGKRFYDEGEDLWPKRYAIWGRLIAEQPGQIAYSIFDSKVLGLFIPPAYPPIEAGSIGELGRKIGVDPLALERTISEYNSSVVCKRFDPGELDECSTRGLIPPKSHWALKIDSPPFYAYPLRPGITFTYLGVRVDRRGRVAMRGGGFYRNVFAAGEIMMGNILSRGYLGGLGLTIGSVFGWISGEGAAEV; encoded by the coding sequence ATGGCTCCACTGAGAAGGGAGTACGATGTTATAGTTGCTGGTGGGGGTAATGCTGGGCTCTGCGCTGCTATAAAATCTGCTGAGGAGGGCTTAAGGGTTCTGCTTGTGGAGAGGGGAGGCCCTGTGGATAGAGGTGGTAATACGAAGTATACGAGGGATATAAGGTATGCCCATGATAGGGCTGATGGATATACCACGGGCCCATATACTGAGGAGGAGTTCCTCAGAGACCTGTTATCTGTGACCGGCGGTGAAACAGATCTAGACCTTGCTAGGCTTGTTATAGAGAGATCCCATGATATACCGGGTTTCATGGTTAAGCATGGGGTGAGGCTCCAGAGAGCATATAGGGGAGCCCTACATCTCTCTAGGACAAACGCGTTCTTCCTAGGCGGTGGTAGGGGGCTTCTAAATGCATATTATAGAAGTGCCGAGGAGCTTGGCGTGGATATACTCTATAACTCAAGCGTCGAGGATCTAAGGATATCTGGAGACACATTCGAAGAGGCCTTAATATCGACACCAGGGGGTGTGGTCTCGATAAGGGGTAGGGCTTTCATAGCAGCCTCAGGGGGCTTCGAGGCTAATATAGAGTGGCTGAAGAGATATTGGGGCGATGCTGCTGAGAACTTCATCATCAGAGGATCTAGATATAATGATGGAAAGCTCCTCAGGATCCTTATTGAGAGGGGTGCCCAAGAAACAGGGGATCCCAGGGGCATGCATGCTGTAGCTGTAGACGCTAGATCGCCTAGATATGATGGTGGGATAGTTACTAGGGTTGATTCCATACCATTTGGAATAGTTGTGAATATATATGGGAAGAGGTTCTATGACGAGGGAGAGGATCTATGGCCCAAGAGATATGCTATATGGGGTAGGCTTATAGCTGAGCAGCCTGGCCAGATAGCATATTCGATATTCGATTCAAAGGTTCTAGGCCTATTCATACCCCCAGCATATCCCCCCATCGAGGCGGGGTCGATAGGGGAGCTGGGGAGGAAAATAGGTGTAGATCCTCTTGCTCTGGAGAGGACTATCTCTGAGTATAACTCTAGTGTTGTGTGCAAGAGATTCGATCCCGGAGAGCTTGATGAATGCAGCACAAGAGGCCTCATACCCCCTAAGAGCCACTGGGCTTTGAAGATAGATAGCCCGCCGTTCTACGCATACCCCCTAAGGCCTGGGATAACATTCACATACCTCGGTGTGAGGGTAGATAGAAGAGGTAGGGTTGCTATGAGGGGTGGGGGGTTCTACAGGAATGTATTTGCAGCTGGTGAGATAATGATGGGCAATATACTTTCGAGGGGCTATCTAGGTGGTTTAGGCCTCACAATAGGAAGCGTCTTCGGCTGGATCTCTGGTGAGGGTGCTGCGGAGGTATAG
- the tcuB gene encoding tricarballylate utilization 4Fe-4S protein TcuB, giving the protein MEDLYREASRQFIICNACRYCEGFCAVFPAIERRLWSYDRGYIDYVANLCHDCRDCFYSCPYVSPNPFSINIPLLLSSIRLESYKRYTFPEQVSRIFFTRPLLSGLIVTLISMALVYLYVILVGDPSRLLEGHRGPGSFYRIIPYDAIMIGGMALLAYIIAVLSISSYRYWRSIGSTGSKHLIKPLIAGVWDAVSHRYFRGGGTGCSYPGDKPGYIRLYLHLSIFTGFMLAILSTISAAIYQELLGILPPYGLTTPPVVLGTAGGFLIIMGSTGLLYLKSRSNKEIIDRNMLRLDVFMLVLLDLIALTGLLVMILRDTIYMGFILTTHMGFVIALFIIAPYSKIIHMLYRTLSLAKYNNQSPYQGMRRNR; this is encoded by the coding sequence ATGGAGGATCTATATAGGGAGGCGTCAAGACAGTTTATCATTTGCAACGCATGTAGATATTGCGAGGGATTCTGCGCAGTCTTCCCAGCTATTGAGAGAAGGCTTTGGAGCTATGATAGGGGATATATAGACTATGTTGCAAATCTATGCCACGACTGCAGGGATTGCTTCTACTCATGCCCATATGTATCTCCAAACCCCTTCTCAATCAACATACCCCTTCTCCTAAGCTCTATAAGGCTTGAGAGCTATAAGAGATACACATTCCCCGAGCAGGTGTCAAGGATATTCTTCACCAGACCCCTTCTAAGTGGCCTAATAGTCACGCTGATCAGCATGGCCCTGGTATATCTATATGTGATCCTGGTGGGAGATCCCTCAAGGCTATTGGAGGGGCACAGAGGCCCCGGATCCTTCTATAGGATCATACCATATGATGCAATCATGATCGGGGGCATGGCACTCCTAGCATATATAATAGCTGTGCTCAGTATCAGCTCCTATAGATATTGGAGATCCATAGGGAGTACGGGATCAAAGCATCTTATAAAACCCCTTATAGCTGGGGTATGGGATGCGGTATCCCATAGATACTTCAGAGGCGGGGGTACTGGATGCAGCTATCCAGGCGATAAACCCGGCTATATAAGGCTATACCTCCACCTCTCCATATTCACAGGATTTATGCTAGCAATACTATCAACGATATCCGCAGCTATATATCAAGAGCTCCTGGGGATACTCCCCCCTTATGGCTTGACGACTCCACCAGTAGTGCTGGGCACAGCTGGAGGGTTTCTCATAATAATGGGATCCACGGGACTTCTATATCTCAAGTCAAGAAGCAATAAAGAGATTATAGATAGAAACATGCTTAGGCTGGATGTATTCATGTTAGTCCTCTTAGATCTGATAGCGTTAACAGGGCTCCTAGTAATGATCCTTAGAGATACGATATATATGGGATTTATATTAACAACCCACATGGGCTTCGTAATAGCCCTATTCATAATTGCACCATATAGCAAGATAATCCACATGCTATATAGAACCCTCTCACTAGCGAAATACAATAATCAAAGCCCATACCAAGGGATGCGGAGAAACAGATGA